Proteins co-encoded in one Setaria viridis chromosome 9, Setaria_viridis_v4.0, whole genome shotgun sequence genomic window:
- the LOC140221194 gene encoding uncharacterized protein, which produces MSSLGPKKPRIDDDGSSSSPRPVVVASATTIELPLLTKTNYHEWSLVMQVSLEAMELWDAVEVVCKERAKDRWALAAILHAVPSEMKARLAVKKLAKEAWDAVKKMRVGDDRVKSASVQRLLKEFENVAFRNGESVNDFTMRINGLVASLCELGEPMEDSRVVKKILCMVPKKMKQVAVAIEMFMDFDTTSVEEVIGRLRVAEDADLEEVTNSVGRLYLIEEQWEARRRQCRGKEQASGDATRHGSNKKAVGRDGGHDENDDGVSIVSGSSRQSECRNRGKCFNFASVGTSQETALSRGGRGCC; this is translated from the coding sequence ATGTCGTCCCTTGGACCGAAGAAGCCGCGCATCGACGACGACGGCTCTAGCAGCTCACCTCGTCCGGTCGTAGTGGCGAGTGCCACCACTATCGAGTTGCCGCTGCTGACCAAGACCAATTACCATGAGTGGTCTTTGGTTATGCAGGTTTCCCTAGAGGCGATGGAGCTCTGGGATGCCGTGGAGGTGGTATGCAAGGAGCGCGCCAAGGATCGGTGGGCGTTGGCTGCCATCTTGCACGCGGTGCCGTCGGAGATGAAGGCCAGGCTCGCCGTGAAGAAGTTGGCGAAAGAAGCGTGGGACGCCGTGAAGAAGATGAGGGTCGGCGATGATCGTGTGAAGTCCGCGAGCGTGCAACGTCTCTTGAAGGAGTTCGAGAACGTCGCGTTCCGCAATGGGGAGTCTGTCAACGACTTCACGATGCGCATCAACGGGCTTGTCGCCAGCCTGTGCGAACTTGGTGAACCGATGGAGGACAGCCGCGTGGTGAAGAAGATCCTGTGCATGGTCccgaagaagatgaagcaggTCGCCGTGGCGATCGAGATGTTTATGGACTTTGACACGACGTCCGTGGAGGAGGTCATTGGCCGGCTGCGCGTAGCAGAGGATGCTGACCTTGAAGAAGTTACAAACAGCGTCGGGCGGCTGTACCTCATCGAGGAGCAGTGGGAAGCACGTCGCCGTCAGTGCCGTGGCAAGGAGCAGGCGAGCGGTGATGCGACGCGCCATGGTAGCAACAAGAAGGCAGTTGGCCGTGATGGCGGTCATGATGAGAATGACGATGGTGTAAGCATAGTCTCGGGGTCCAGCAGGCAATCAGAGTGCCGCAACCGAGGAAAATGTTTCAACTTTGCAAGCGTGGGCACATCGCAAGAGACTGCCCTGAGtcgaggagggagagggtgcTGCTAG